From Streptomyces durmitorensis, a single genomic window includes:
- the pabB gene encoding aminodeoxychorismate synthase component I, translating to MRTLLVDNYDSFTYNLFHHVTEATGSEPVVVRNDDPAWRTGMLSGFDGVIISPGPGNPGRQGDFGICREIVERAELPLLGICLGHQGIGLAHGARVGRAREPRHGRISPVLHDGEELFRGLPSPLQVVRYHSLAVTDLPAELAATAWTPDGVLMGLRHRTRPMWGVQFHPESICTEYGLQLIRNFAELTRERGSRRLASAVAGPVATASSPTAPDAPAPRRLRVLTRQVPTRWGEEETYDRLFRPNTHAFWLDSSSYDPDRGRFSVMGDASGPLARVATADVWSGTVAVTSRTGTEVAGGPFLDWLDQDLRGMHVQLPDLPGDFALGWVGYLGYELKAECGGEAVHRSPQPDAVMVFADRALVLDQLTGLTHLLALVDEDGPAEQTASTVDWLAATEALLGGAPGPPLAAPATPAAARDLQLRHARDTYLDLIDACQEELAAGETYEVCLTNRAQVRGAFDPWEGYRLLRRTDPTPFGALLQFDGVSVLSTSPERFLTVSGSGLIESKPIKGTRPRGENADQDAALVAELLGSEKDRAENLMIVDLVRNDIGRCAQPGSVRVTGLFEVETYATVHQLVSTVQGQIAPGRSAVECVRAAFPAGSMTGAPKVRTMRILDGLEGGARGVYSGALGYFSLSGAADLSVVIRTAVVTSDLVTYGVGGAIVTLSDPGEEFEETMVKAAPLRTLTGAARTAPVHSRRAGS from the coding sequence GTGCGTACCCTGCTCGTCGACAACTACGACTCCTTCACGTACAACCTCTTTCACCACGTCACCGAAGCGACGGGCAGCGAGCCCGTCGTGGTACGCAACGACGACCCCGCCTGGCGCACCGGGATGCTGTCCGGCTTCGACGGCGTCATCATCTCGCCCGGCCCCGGAAACCCCGGCCGCCAAGGCGACTTCGGGATCTGCCGGGAGATCGTCGAGCGGGCCGAACTGCCCCTGCTCGGCATCTGCCTCGGCCACCAGGGCATCGGTCTCGCCCACGGCGCGCGCGTGGGACGGGCGCGGGAGCCACGCCACGGGCGGATCTCCCCCGTCCTGCACGACGGGGAAGAACTGTTCCGAGGGCTGCCCTCGCCGCTCCAGGTGGTCCGCTACCACTCCCTGGCGGTGACCGATCTGCCGGCGGAACTCGCCGCCACCGCCTGGACGCCCGACGGAGTCCTGATGGGGCTGCGCCACCGGACCCGGCCGATGTGGGGGGTGCAGTTCCATCCGGAGTCCATCTGTACGGAGTACGGCCTCCAACTCATCCGCAACTTCGCGGAGTTGACGCGTGAGCGCGGGTCGAGGCGGCTCGCGTCCGCGGTCGCCGGGCCAGTGGCCACCGCATCTTCGCCCACGGCGCCGGACGCGCCGGCCCCGCGCAGGCTGCGGGTGCTGACCCGGCAGGTGCCGACCCGCTGGGGCGAGGAGGAGACGTACGACCGTCTCTTCCGCCCGAACACGCATGCCTTCTGGCTCGACAGCAGCAGTTACGACCCGGACCGCGGCCGGTTCTCGGTGATGGGGGACGCCTCGGGGCCGCTGGCCCGGGTGGCCACGGCCGATGTGTGGAGCGGCACGGTCGCCGTGACCTCGCGCACGGGGACGGAGGTGGCCGGCGGCCCCTTCCTCGACTGGCTCGACCAGGACCTCCGCGGCATGCACGTCCAACTGCCCGATCTGCCGGGTGACTTCGCGCTCGGCTGGGTGGGATATCTCGGCTATGAACTCAAGGCGGAGTGCGGCGGTGAGGCAGTGCACCGCTCCCCGCAGCCGGACGCCGTCATGGTCTTCGCCGACCGTGCCCTGGTGCTCGACCAGCTGACGGGCCTCACCCATCTGCTCGCGCTGGTCGACGAGGACGGGCCGGCCGAGCAGACGGCATCGACCGTCGACTGGCTCGCGGCCACCGAGGCCCTGCTCGGGGGAGCTCCCGGCCCGCCGCTCGCCGCACCCGCGACGCCCGCCGCGGCGCGTGACCTCCAGCTCCGCCACGCCCGCGACACCTACCTGGACCTGATCGACGCCTGCCAGGAGGAACTGGCCGCAGGGGAGACGTACGAGGTGTGTCTCACCAACCGCGCGCAGGTGCGGGGAGCCTTCGACCCGTGGGAGGGGTACCGGCTGCTGCGCCGCACCGACCCCACGCCGTTCGGGGCCCTGCTCCAGTTCGACGGGGTCTCGGTTCTGAGCACATCGCCCGAGCGCTTCCTCACGGTCTCGGGCAGCGGTCTCATCGAGTCCAAACCCATCAAGGGGACCAGGCCACGCGGCGAGAACGCCGATCAGGACGCCGCGCTCGTCGCGGAGTTGCTGGGCAGCGAGAAGGACCGCGCCGAGAACCTGATGATCGTCGATCTGGTGCGCAACGACATCGGGCGCTGTGCGCAACCCGGCAGCGTGCGCGTCACGGGACTCTTCGAGGTGGAGACGTACGCCACCGTGCACCAGCTCGTGAGCACCGTGCAGGGGCAGATCGCCCCGGGCCGCTCCGCCGTGGAGTGTGTGCGGGCGGCCTTTCCTGCCGGGTCCATGACCGGGGCTCCGAAGGTACGCACGATGCGCATCCTCGACGGGCTCGAGGGCGGAGCGCGCGGTGTCTACTCCGGCGCGCTCGGCTACTTCTCACTGTCGGGAGCGGCCGACCTGAGCGTCGTCATCCGCACCGCCGTGGTCACCTCCGACCTGGTCACGTATGGCGTCGGCGGTGCGATCGTCACGCTGTCCGACCCGGGCGAGGAGTTCGAGGAGACGATGGTGAAGGCCGCACCGCTGCGGACCTTGACCGGCGCGGCGCGCACCGCGCCGGTGCACAGCCGACGAGCGGGCAGCTGA
- a CDS encoding IS701 family transposase, translating into MPSLATKMMEHVLPHSLHRRDQLSKGEQYVGGLLAAEGRKTMRNIAALVGGSAAEQSMHHFISASTWDWRPAREALAHYLQRSASPRAWVVRPYAIPKVGDWSVGVDSWGGRQAGAPSTGQYAYGLWSASDELSVPVNWRLFLSDRWTEDQARRRRAGIPTEVISATPEECAAASVLEPLRSWQMPSRPVVFDVPGADARRLVTGFDAISVPLIARAGSLTGCEVAAPAMPGFGSGPLTARQILESVKGLRREAEWTDHASGRRHTSLAMAIPVTLPGRVRGTARQGFQDQPRLLLVGEWEDPLLPPTHIWLTDLTRTPVPELLRLTKLSGRVAHEAESVGAEVGLRDFEGRSFGGWHRHMTLASVAHAVAALSEVTRPRARISTSVVLGRRVSAAPAGRRPVRAQCAGSGSAAAQSALRDVASSPASARRAVR; encoded by the coding sequence GTGCCTTCCTTGGCCACGAAAATGATGGAGCACGTTCTGCCGCACTCCCTGCACCGCAGGGACCAGCTCAGCAAGGGCGAGCAGTACGTGGGCGGGCTGCTCGCGGCGGAGGGGCGCAAGACCATGCGGAACATCGCCGCCCTGGTCGGTGGCAGCGCCGCGGAGCAGAGCATGCACCACTTCATCAGCGCATCGACCTGGGACTGGCGGCCCGCCAGGGAGGCGCTCGCCCACTACCTTCAGCGAAGCGCATCGCCCCGGGCCTGGGTGGTCCGGCCGTACGCCATCCCCAAGGTGGGGGACTGGTCGGTGGGTGTCGACTCCTGGGGCGGCAGACAGGCGGGCGCGCCTTCCACCGGCCAGTACGCCTACGGCCTTTGGTCCGCGTCGGACGAGCTGAGCGTCCCGGTGAACTGGCGCCTGTTCCTGTCGGACCGGTGGACGGAGGACCAGGCCCGCAGGCGCCGAGCCGGCATCCCCACGGAAGTGATCAGTGCGACCCCCGAGGAGTGTGCCGCCGCGTCCGTCCTCGAACCCCTGCGCAGCTGGCAGATGCCGTCCCGGCCCGTGGTCTTCGACGTACCGGGGGCCGACGCGCGCCGCCTGGTCACCGGATTCGACGCGATCTCGGTCCCGCTGATCGCCAGGGCCGGCTCGCTGACCGGCTGCGAAGTGGCCGCACCGGCCATGCCCGGATTCGGATCGGGGCCGCTCACCGCCCGGCAGATCCTGGAGTCGGTCAAGGGACTGCGGCGGGAGGCGGAGTGGACCGACCACGCCTCGGGGCGCCGGCACACCTCCCTGGCCATGGCGATCCCCGTGACCCTGCCCGGCCGCGTGCGCGGCACGGCGCGCCAAGGGTTCCAGGACCAGCCGCGCCTGCTCCTCGTCGGCGAGTGGGAGGACCCGCTGCTGCCGCCGACCCACATCTGGCTCACTGACCTGACCCGGACCCCGGTGCCCGAACTGCTGCGCCTGACCAAGCTGAGCGGCCGGGTCGCGCACGAAGCCGAGAGCGTGGGAGCGGAGGTCGGCCTGCGGGACTTCGAAGGCCGGTCCTTCGGCGGCTGGCACCGCCACATGACGCTGGCCTCCGTCGCGCACGCCGTGGCCGCGCTGTCGGAGGTGACCCGGCCAAGGGCCAGGATCTCCACGTCCGTCGTCCTGGGACGACGGGTCAGCGCCGCGCCGGCAGGCCGCCGCCCCGTGCGCGCACAGTGTGCCGGATCCGGTTCAGCCGCAGCGCAATCTGCACTTCGAGACGTTGCGTCGAGTCCTGCCAGCGCTCGCCGAGCAGTTCGGTGA
- a CDS encoding AMP-binding protein codes for MSVHHPEASLAFRAARDVLLDHHGDPDGAREAFSWPRLTHFNWAFDWFDVIAEGNTRTALHLVAPRTADDERISYDELFLRSDQVAHWLRDIGVRRGDRLLIALHNGRALWETMLAAIKLGAVVVPTYATATPADLADRLLRAKVKHVLTDASLTDRFADVPGKWTRLATGAPVPGWLSYADSWAASGEQFLPDVLTPADDPLFLYFTSGTTSRPKMVAHTHSSYPVGHLSGMFWNGLRPGDAHLNISAPGWAKHAWSSFFVPWNAEATVVALTDPRPAAGDILDAVRTRDIHSFCAPPTIWRGLMAEGLGAAPPLLREATCAGEPLDASLIARVAGAWGVQVRDGYGQTETTAQLGHVPGTPPVPGTMGSALPGYDVVVVDPASGLPTAPGATGELCLELTNRPMGLMTGYLDDEEKTARAFAGGRYHTGDLVTLGMDGALRYAGRDDDMFKSFDHRISPLELERVLLRHPAVAQAAVVPVPDPVGQWVPKAFVVLTPDWIDRDGVGRALLDFAATELPPEKAVRVLETAARLPMTVSGKVRRAELRASGTLGSQEVRAELV; via the coding sequence ATGAGCGTGCACCACCCCGAGGCGAGCCTGGCCTTCCGCGCCGCCCGCGACGTACTGCTCGATCATCACGGCGACCCCGACGGCGCGCGGGAGGCCTTCTCCTGGCCCCGACTCACCCATTTCAACTGGGCGTTCGACTGGTTCGACGTCATCGCCGAGGGGAATACGAGGACAGCGCTGCACCTCGTCGCACCCAGGACCGCCGACGACGAGCGCATCTCCTACGACGAGTTGTTCCTCCGCTCCGACCAAGTCGCGCACTGGCTCCGCGACATCGGAGTACGCCGCGGTGACCGTCTCCTGATCGCTCTGCACAATGGCCGGGCGCTGTGGGAGACCATGCTGGCGGCGATCAAGCTGGGCGCGGTGGTGGTCCCCACCTATGCCACCGCGACACCGGCGGACCTCGCCGACCGCCTGCTGCGGGCGAAGGTGAAGCACGTACTCACCGACGCCTCGCTGACCGACCGGTTCGCCGACGTGCCGGGGAAGTGGACTCGCCTCGCCACCGGTGCGCCGGTGCCGGGCTGGCTGTCGTACGCGGACTCATGGGCCGCGTCCGGTGAGCAATTCCTGCCGGACGTCCTCACCCCCGCCGACGATCCGCTGTTCCTCTACTTCACCTCGGGCACCACCTCGCGGCCGAAGATGGTGGCGCACACCCACAGCAGCTATCCGGTGGGCCATCTGTCCGGGATGTTCTGGAACGGGCTCCGGCCCGGTGACGCCCATCTGAACATCTCCGCGCCGGGCTGGGCCAAGCACGCCTGGAGTTCGTTCTTCGTGCCGTGGAACGCGGAGGCCACGGTGGTCGCGCTCACGGATCCGCGGCCCGCCGCCGGGGACATCCTCGACGCGGTGCGCACCCGGGACATCCACAGTTTCTGCGCCCCGCCCACCATTTGGCGCGGCCTGATGGCCGAGGGCCTCGGAGCGGCTCCGCCCCTGCTGCGTGAGGCCACCTGCGCGGGGGAGCCGCTCGACGCCTCCCTCATCGCCAGGGTCGCCGGGGCCTGGGGTGTCCAGGTGCGGGACGGCTACGGCCAGACCGAGACCACGGCGCAGCTCGGCCACGTCCCCGGCACACCCCCCGTGCCCGGCACGATGGGCAGCGCGCTGCCGGGGTACGACGTGGTCGTCGTCGATCCGGCCTCGGGTCTGCCCACCGCGCCCGGCGCCACCGGCGAACTGTGCCTGGAGCTGACGAACAGGCCCATGGGCCTGATGACGGGCTATCTCGACGACGAGGAGAAGACCGCGAGGGCGTTCGCGGGAGGCCGCTATCACACGGGGGACCTCGTCACCCTCGGCATGGACGGGGCGCTGCGCTACGCGGGCCGGGACGACGACATGTTCAAGTCGTTCGACCACCGCATCTCCCCGCTGGAGCTGGAACGGGTGCTGCTGCGGCACCCGGCGGTGGCCCAGGCCGCCGTGGTCCCCGTGCCGGACCCGGTGGGCCAGTGGGTGCCCAAGGCGTTCGTCGTCCTCACCCCCGACTGGATCGACCGGGACGGGGTGGGCAGGGCGCTGCTCGACTTCGCGGCCACCGAACTGCCGCCGGAGAAGGCCGTCCGGGTTCTCGAGACCGCCGCACGGCTGCCGATGACGGTGTCGGGCAAGGTGCGGCGCGCCGAACTGCGGGCGTCCGGGACGCTCGGGAGCCAGGAGGTCCGCGCCGAGCTGGTCTGA
- a CDS encoding FAD/NAD(P)-binding protein — MLADSSNRPTLTIAVVGSGPRGISVLERLAVRLADGELADHSVRIHVIDATEPGAGRIWRTDQDEWFTMNTVVGQITMYSGVPDEGPARPGAGPSLGEWIAQRATTHGEPLLGADDYASRRRYGQYLRSVHRTITDHLPANVELSEIRGSVTSVVAGSHGGYALELDRSPYLIDADKVLIATGHPQNAPDPQEAELLDFAERHPGTTYLCGDSAADMPLAVEDIAPGSTVGIRGMGLSFYDVMLSLTVGRGGGFSRTRDGRLRYVPSGLEPKIVTGSRSGLPIPARGRNQKLPDHTFTPRHLTKEAVAAARERRYAATGTDRLRFNEDVLPLLLKDLDDVYRAAHTASGSTEPLPPLDLWALARPFRDARFDSPAAFRDRLLDVIREDLAQAALGNVEGPLKAALDVLRDIRNVVREAVDFGGLHPDSHTDEFQRDFVPVNALLSAGPPIERVEQLVALIESGVVEVAGPATRFTADEAGGRFRIGSPQVAGSEHSAETLIDARIPTPNLHRDVSPLTRSLIAEGLVSEFVHEDPLSGRSRATGGLNVTMAPFHAISAEGTVRYGLYALGIPTEHARWFTQVGSGKPGLNTLFRQDADAIALDMLRSARGASRTELATLSAGRAS, encoded by the coding sequence GTGCTCGCAGACAGCAGTAACCGCCCGACACTCACCATCGCGGTCGTCGGCTCCGGCCCGCGCGGCATCTCCGTGCTCGAGCGGCTTGCCGTCCGCCTCGCGGACGGTGAACTCGCCGATCACAGCGTACGTATCCATGTCATCGACGCGACCGAGCCGGGCGCCGGGCGCATCTGGCGCACCGACCAGGACGAGTGGTTCACCATGAACACCGTCGTCGGCCAGATCACCATGTACTCCGGTGTCCCCGACGAGGGCCCGGCCCGGCCCGGCGCGGGTCCGTCCCTCGGGGAGTGGATCGCGCAGCGCGCCACCACCCACGGCGAACCCCTGCTCGGCGCCGACGACTACGCCTCGCGGCGCCGCTACGGCCAGTATCTGCGCTCCGTCCACCGGACGATCACCGATCATCTGCCGGCGAACGTGGAACTGAGCGAGATCCGCGGCTCCGTCACCTCGGTCGTGGCGGGCTCGCACGGCGGCTACGCACTCGAACTCGACCGTTCGCCCTATCTGATAGACGCCGACAAGGTGCTCATCGCCACCGGTCACCCACAGAACGCGCCGGACCCGCAGGAGGCGGAGCTCCTCGACTTCGCGGAACGCCACCCGGGCACGACCTACCTGTGCGGTGACTCGGCTGCGGACATGCCGCTCGCCGTCGAGGACATCGCGCCGGGCAGCACCGTCGGCATCCGCGGCATGGGCCTGTCCTTCTACGACGTGATGCTCTCGCTCACCGTGGGCCGTGGCGGCGGCTTCTCGCGGACCCGGGACGGCCGGCTCCGGTATGTGCCAAGCGGCCTCGAACCCAAGATCGTCACCGGTTCGCGCAGCGGGCTCCCGATCCCGGCCCGCGGCAGGAACCAGAAGCTGCCCGACCACACCTTCACGCCGCGCCACCTCACCAAGGAGGCGGTCGCCGCGGCGCGCGAACGGCGGTACGCGGCCACCGGAACCGACAGGCTGCGCTTCAACGAGGACGTACTGCCCCTGCTCCTGAAGGATCTCGACGATGTGTACCGTGCCGCACACACAGCCTCGGGCAGCACGGAACCGCTGCCGCCGCTCGACCTCTGGGCGCTGGCCCGCCCCTTCAGGGACGCCCGGTTCGACTCCCCGGCGGCCTTCCGGGACCGGCTCCTGGACGTCATCCGCGAGGACCTGGCGCAGGCCGCGCTGGGCAACGTAGAGGGTCCGCTCAAAGCAGCGCTCGACGTACTGCGCGACATCCGCAACGTCGTCAGGGAAGCCGTGGACTTCGGCGGACTGCACCCGGACTCGCACACGGACGAGTTCCAGCGGGACTTCGTGCCGGTCAACGCGCTGCTCTCGGCCGGCCCGCCCATCGAGCGGGTGGAGCAGCTGGTCGCCCTCATCGAGAGCGGTGTGGTCGAAGTCGCCGGGCCCGCCACGCGGTTCACGGCGGACGAGGCCGGTGGGCGGTTCCGGATCGGCTCGCCGCAGGTGGCCGGGTCCGAGCACAGCGCCGAGACGCTCATCGACGCCCGGATCCCCACCCCGAACCTGCACCGGGACGTCTCACCACTGACCCGGTCCCTGATCGCCGAGGGCCTGGTCAGCGAGTTCGTCCACGAGGACCCGCTGTCCGGCCGCAGCCGCGCCACCGGCGGTCTCAACGTGACCATGGCGCCCTTCCACGCCATCTCGGCCGAGGGGACGGTGCGCTACGGCCTTTACGCCCTGGGCATTCCGACCGAGCACGCCCGCTGGTTCACCCAGGTGGGCAGCGGCAAGCCGGGGCTGAACACACTGTTCCGCCAGGATGCCGACGCCATCGCCCTCGACATGCTGCGCTCGGCACGCGGCGCGTCCCGGACCGAGCTGGCCACGCTCAGCGCGGGGCGTGCGTCATGA
- a CDS encoding 50S ribosomal protein L11 methyltransferase, whose amino-acid sequence MLHVQNYQRSLERSRMSLTRKDRPSTFRLCDREWDLLDEVFAPVYSPSTGVGLDLLGLAGSAPVATARSFLDVGTGTGVIAIQAALAGAERVVALDINAKAVHNADLNARRHGVADRVRSVRSDMFDGLAPGERFDTVFWSSNYVLAPESYEYRSVHECAYVDAGYRAHRRFLSEVPERLTEHGSALLHFSSRGDLAALHRIAAECGRELHTVATVDVLEGVYGSDRVEHMLLEVVPAAPAVR is encoded by the coding sequence ATGCTGCATGTCCAGAATTACCAGCGCTCCCTCGAACGCAGTCGCATGTCCCTGACCCGGAAGGACAGACCGAGCACCTTTCGTCTGTGCGATCGTGAGTGGGACCTTCTGGACGAGGTCTTCGCCCCTGTCTACTCTCCCTCCACCGGCGTCGGCCTTGACCTCCTCGGCCTCGCCGGAAGCGCCCCGGTGGCCACGGCGCGGTCGTTCCTCGACGTGGGGACCGGCACGGGAGTCATCGCGATCCAGGCGGCGCTGGCCGGAGCCGAGCGCGTCGTCGCCCTGGACATCAACGCCAAGGCCGTGCACAACGCGGACCTGAACGCCCGTCGGCACGGCGTGGCGGACCGGGTGCGGTCGGTGCGCAGCGACATGTTCGACGGACTCGCCCCCGGCGAGCGCTTCGACACGGTCTTCTGGAGCTCCAACTATGTCCTTGCACCCGAGAGTTACGAGTACCGCTCGGTCCATGAGTGCGCCTACGTCGACGCCGGCTACCGCGCCCACCGCCGCTTTCTGTCCGAGGTTCCCGAGCGCCTGACGGAGCACGGCAGCGCCCTGCTCCACTTCAGCAGCCGGGGGGATCTCGCCGCACTGCACAGGATCGCCGCCGAGTGCGGCAGGGAGCTGCACACCGTGGCCACCGTCGATGTGCTCGAAGGCGTGTACGGCAGCGACCGGGTCGAGCACATGCTCCTCGAAGTCGTCCCCGCCGCCCCTGCCGTCCGCTGA
- a CDS encoding cupin domain-containing protein, with amino-acid sequence MSEIEYIQNVFRSGFELTDIEWTSWQEPGRAGVEHHVLWAPDAEKGEDSVGLLLRFPPTAHGDFHEHLGHELMLVLDGRLDHSDGTSYVKGDLVVEGPGTQHQMSSASGCTVLAIRTRPVEARVPQGPIREVAAV; translated from the coding sequence ATGTCCGAGATCGAGTACATCCAGAACGTCTTTCGCAGCGGGTTCGAGCTGACCGACATCGAGTGGACGTCCTGGCAGGAGCCGGGCCGGGCCGGCGTCGAGCATCACGTGCTGTGGGCGCCGGACGCCGAGAAGGGCGAGGACTCGGTCGGCCTGCTCCTTCGCTTCCCGCCGACGGCCCACGGCGACTTCCACGAGCACCTCGGCCACGAGCTGATGCTCGTGCTCGACGGGCGGCTCGACCACAGCGACGGCACCTCGTACGTCAAGGGTGACCTGGTCGTCGAGGGCCCGGGCACTCAGCACCAGATGTCCAGCGCCTCCGGGTGCACCGTGCTCGCCATCCGCACGCGCCCGGTCGAGGCGCGGGTGCCGCAGGGCCCGATCCGTGAGGTCGCCGCCGTCTGA
- a CDS encoding cobalamin B12-binding domain-containing protein encodes MYSPAPTGDAPPDVRCGGQRVLVSSVSSDSHTWNLVFLQLMLEELGHEVINIGSCVPDDLLIEECRRTNPDMVVISSVNGHGHLDGRRLIGRLRAEPDLSGLPVVIGGKLGTRGAENRMYGPELLAAGFDAVFEDTAGVAPFRRYLAQAGRPALDRAPRGTPALVASGEIA; translated from the coding sequence ATGTACTCGCCCGCGCCGACCGGTGATGCCCCGCCCGATGTCCGATGCGGCGGCCAGCGTGTCCTGGTCTCCAGTGTCTCCTCGGACTCCCACACCTGGAATCTGGTCTTCCTGCAGCTCATGCTGGAAGAGCTGGGACACGAAGTGATCAACATCGGCTCCTGTGTTCCCGATGACCTGCTGATCGAGGAATGCCGCCGTACCAACCCCGACATGGTGGTGATCAGCAGCGTCAACGGCCATGGCCATCTGGACGGCCGCCGGCTCATCGGCCGGCTGCGCGCCGAGCCGGACCTGAGCGGGCTGCCCGTCGTCATCGGCGGAAAGCTCGGCACCCGTGGTGCGGAGAACCGCATGTACGGGCCGGAGTTGCTCGCCGCGGGCTTCGACGCGGTCTTCGAGGACACCGCGGGTGTCGCCCCCTTCCGCAGGTATCTGGCGCAGGCAGGGCGGCCCGCACTGGACCGCGCACCGCGCGGCACGCCCGCCCTCGTCGCCTCGGGGGAGATCGCATGA
- a CDS encoding methylaspartate mutase, translating into MSVSTSLATGSPGAVRRRSTTPFGAAVAAAAAAGRLVVQPRMGFPDVPSMLTGLRAVTAADATTVGTVTLDSYTRVGDHASAREALDAGSDLNGFPIVAHGPDVTRRMIAQVGGGADFAIQIRHGSPLPLGIVQALLDAGLDATEGGPVSYCLPYSRTPLAEAVTAWADSCELLANQVEGAHLESFGGCMLGQLCPPGLLVAISVLEGIFFKQHGLRSVSLSYAQGTSFAQDVDAIGAMRRLAGEFLGDLQWHVVLYTYMGVFPRTPGGALSLLRDSAVLAAVTGTERMIVKTPAEAHRIPTVADNIQALQEAARAAESAAWLPPDTSGAEAADPAGDNPVYAEARALVHAVLNLDTDIGAALLKAFAKGYLDVPYCLHADNAQRSRSYIAPDGTLQWLSVGSMPIAAATSTRPHQLRADDFLDMLGFVQRRYDDATLEQLPTAGPFTPLSTALAKD; encoded by the coding sequence ATGAGCGTGAGTACGTCGCTTGCGACCGGATCCCCGGGCGCCGTGCGGCGGCGTTCCACCACGCCCTTCGGGGCGGCGGTGGCCGCCGCCGCGGCGGCCGGCCGGCTCGTGGTCCAGCCCCGCATGGGCTTTCCCGACGTCCCCAGCATGCTCACCGGTCTGCGGGCGGTCACCGCGGCCGACGCCACCACCGTCGGTACCGTGACGCTCGACAGCTACACCCGGGTCGGCGACCACGCATCGGCGCGCGAGGCCCTCGACGCGGGGAGCGATCTCAACGGCTTCCCGATCGTGGCGCACGGGCCCGATGTCACCCGCCGCATGATCGCCCAAGTGGGCGGCGGCGCCGACTTCGCCATCCAGATCCGGCACGGCTCACCACTGCCCCTGGGCATCGTCCAGGCCCTGCTCGACGCGGGGCTCGACGCGACCGAGGGCGGACCGGTCTCGTACTGCCTGCCCTACAGCCGCACCCCGCTCGCCGAAGCCGTGACCGCCTGGGCGGACAGCTGTGAACTGCTCGCGAACCAGGTCGAAGGAGCCCACCTGGAGAGCTTCGGCGGCTGCATGCTCGGCCAGTTGTGCCCGCCGGGCCTGCTCGTGGCGATCTCCGTGCTCGAAGGCATCTTCTTCAAGCAACACGGCCTGCGCAGCGTGTCGTTGAGCTACGCCCAGGGCACCAGCTTCGCCCAGGACGTCGACGCGATCGGGGCCATGCGCCGCCTCGCGGGCGAGTTCCTCGGCGATCTCCAGTGGCACGTCGTGCTCTACACCTACATGGGCGTGTTCCCCCGCACCCCCGGCGGAGCGCTCTCCCTGCTGCGGGACAGCGCCGTGCTCGCCGCGGTGACCGGCACCGAGCGGATGATCGTCAAGACGCCCGCGGAGGCCCACCGCATCCCCACCGTGGCCGACAACATCCAGGCTCTCCAGGAAGCGGCACGCGCGGCCGAGTCGGCGGCCTGGCTGCCGCCGGACACCTCGGGTGCCGAAGCCGCCGACCCGGCGGGGGACAACCCGGTGTACGCGGAGGCCCGGGCCCTGGTCCACGCCGTACTGAACCTGGACACGGACATCGGGGCGGCGCTGCTCAAGGCCTTCGCCAAGGGCTACTTGGACGTGCCCTACTGCCTGCACGCCGACAACGCCCAGCGCTCCCGTAGCTACATCGCCCCCGACGGCACCCTTCAGTGGCTCTCCGTGGGCTCGATGCCGATCGCCGCGGCCACCTCGACCAGGCCGCACCAACTGCGTGCCGACGACTTCCTGGACATGCTCGGCTTCGTCCAACGCCGTTATGACGACGCCACGTTGGAGCAGCTGCCGACGGCCGGGCCCTTCACTCCCCTCTCCACCGCCCTCGCGAAGGACTGA